From Candidatus Xianfuyuplasma coldseepsis:
ACCAAGAAAAACGATGCTTAACAGTAACGAGCCCACCAAAGCCACGAGTAAAGAACCAAACGTATAGAGCCCATAAAATAATACTGGTGGAGCTAAAATATCCAGTGTTTTTCCAGTTAGGACAAGGGCCAACTCCTCATAGATTTCGTTGAGAAATGATTTCATCATATCACCTTATTTAAACAGATATCTATATTCTATCATAGGTCTATAACCTCAACTATTCTTATACTCAATACGATCGGTTAATATAATTGAAGTTCAATCTTAAGAGGAGTATACTATAAGTAGAAAATGAAGGTGATTTTATGCTATTAATTAGTGTTCCTACCGATTCCTATGCGATGCTAATTCTGAATGTAGGAGTTGTCTTGTTACTTGGTTTGATTTTCGGTCGTTTGGCAGAGAAAATACATTTACCGGATATTACAGGATATTTAGTTGCTGGACTGTTACTTGGACCTATCAGTGGATTTTTGACGACAACAGAACTGTCTCACATGAGTATTATCAGTAATCTTGCATTAGGTTTTATCGCGTTTCAAGTAGGAAATGAACTGTGGTTAGGTAAATTAAAAAAATCTGGAAAACGGATTGTGATTATAACCACCATTCAGGCATTGTTCACGACATTAGTTGTCAGTTTAATGTTGTTACTGGTTACCGATCCCAGTACCGCCATGATCCTCGGTGCGATCGCTGCAGCAACGGCACCAGCTCCGATTATGATGTTGATAAATAAATATCGTACAAAAGGACCCCTAACCTCAACCATAGTTCCGATTGTCGGTCTGGACGATGCGGTTGGTGTTATCGTCTTTGGTGTACTATTATCTCTAGGAGTTGCACTAGCAGGACAAAATGCATCGAGTCTAACGGTCTTGAACGTCATCGGTGAACCGTTGATGGAAATCGGATTAAGTATTGTGTTTGGTAGTGTGATTGGTGTGATTGCCGGTGTTGCTACCAGAACCATTACAAAGAATCAAGAAGCTCAAGTGAAACAACTAGATTTGATTATAATCACCGTTTTTATTACCGTTGGTATTGCGATGTTGTTTGACGCATCCCCGATTCTAACACCCATGATTGCCGGTGCATTTGTGACTAATCTAATCAATAAGGATAGCTATATTTTAGAAGAGGAAACGATTCGGTTTTTTATTCCACCAATTATGATTTTATTCTTTACCCTAAGTGGGGCTCAATTATCATTCTCTGTACTGGCTACAATTGGAGTTATCGGTGTTGTCTATATTATTGGTCGCACTATTGGTAAGTTTGGTGGATCTTATATTGGTAGTACTGTGGTTGCTACAGAACCAACAGTTAAAAAGTATTTGGGCTTTGCCATGTTACCACAGTCCGGTGTAGCCATTGGATTATCGATGGCGGCCTATCATGCATTGATTGATGTCAATCCTGATATGGCAGCATCGATCCAAAATATAACCCTGGCCAGTGTTCTTGTATTTGCACTAACAGGTCCAATACTTGTACGAATGGCGTTTAAACAAGCAAATGAAATGACCATTGAAGAGTAAAACCATCACACCATCTCCAATATTTGAGATGGTGTTTTTATATGTGATATAATAAACAAGTATGAAGGAGTGATTTGATGATTGGTATAGTATTGTTAATCATAGGGTTAACGGGTGTTAACGGATTTTTTGCTGCATCCGAGATGGCGTTGGTTTCGATTAGTCCTAGCCAACTCTATAAAATGAAGCGACAAGGTGTAAAACACATAGATTCATTGGAACTAGTAACGAAAGATTCTACACGATACTTGTCCACAATCCAAGTGGCAATTACGTTCGCGGGATTCTTATCCAGTGCATTTGCTGGAAGTTCTCTCAGTGGTCGTTTCGTCACATGGTTCTCAACGCTTGGAATTACCGTATCAAACGAAGTAATGGTGGTTGTTATCACCTTGATTTTATCGTATTTTATACTTGTATTTGGGGAACTGGTTCCCAAACGGATTGCCCTTGCCAAATCTAAATCCTTTGCCTTATTTAGTGCTCCGATTATTAAATATGTTATGATGTTGCTTCGCCCCTTTGTCTGGTTATTGTCCTTGTCTACATCGTTTGTTTTACGGCTCTTTGGCTTTGCTAAAAAAACATCCACAACGCCAATTACCGAAGCGGATGTAAAAGAAATGATTGTATATGGACATATTAAAGGGTTGTACCCATCAGAAGAAAAAGTAATGTTGGAACGAATCTTTCAACTCGATGACTTAACTGCAGGTATGATAATGACACCTATGCAAGAAATAGTATCGCTAGATTTGGATGATTTATCGGATGAAGCAGTTAGTACTGTTGTATCATCACGCTTTTCACGTATTCCCGTGTTTAAAGGGAATAAAACGGCAATTCAAGGATATCTTCTTGTCAAAGATATCTTGTTACGATTGGATGATCAAAAACTAGAAGAAATTGAGTTAAAACCACACATTAGACAACCTCTAATCATTGATAAAAACGTAACCATAAATATCCTATTATCGCAAATGCGAGATTTATCGATTCATATGGCCTTCATTGTCAATAAAGATGGACTAACGATCGGTATCGTTACCCTAGAAGACATTATGGAAGAAATTGTTGGGAATATCTATGATGAACACGACGATGACCATTTAAAAGAAACCTATCAAGAGCGTCTTACGTACATTATTGAGGGATCAATGACATTGGGTGAGGTCGAACATAAGATTGGTCATACGATTGGTGTGTCATCTCCAAAAACATCTAGAATATCGCAACTTATCAAAGACTCTTTAGGCTTTCTTCCTGAGCAAGGAGAGACTGCGAAGGTGCAATTTCCTCACGGTACATTTGAAGTTTTACGTGTGCAAAATATGGACATAACTCAAGTTCGATTGATCGTTCAATCATCAGAAGCATAACACATCATCTTTGATGCAAAAAATCAATAATTTTACTTCTGTAAGATGATCGTAATATGCTATAATAAAGATTGATAAAAGGGGCGTGAAGGTCGTGAAAGTAATACTAATTGTCTATGCTGTTATCAGCATTATTATCCAACTACTTGTTGGTGAATTGACAGGATTGGGACAAGGAAGTCTTGGTTTATTAACATTTCTCTTTCTTGTTGAAATCGATCCCCGTTTTCGTTTCCGTTTCATAATTCCCAATATCAAAGAACGACGTATTCAAGATCAAACAAAGGAGACAACTCATGAACAAAGTTAAAATTGTACTATACGCTTTAATCGCAATCGGATTTCAAGTTGGACTCGGATACCTGACTGGAAAAGGACAGGGTGGTATTGGGATGCTAACGTTCTTGATTATTATGGAGTTGGATCCAAACTATAGTTTTACCTATTTACTGGAACATAAAGATAAAAATAAGAAATGAACCACTGCTGGTTCATTTTTATTTTATGATAGTAAATCCCCTGTGGTATAATATAACATAGATAATTTGTAAAGGTGATACTATGCCCACAAAAAGAACTCTAAACGAGCAAAATTCAGTAAAATTCTTTAACACTTCCATCAATACGATGGATGATGGTGTTGGGATTCTACAAATAAACCGTCAATCAAACATGGTTATGTTTGATTTTAATGCGGTTCTTTTGTTTCGTTTTGATGGGTTGTATGCCGACGTTGAGTATGCTGTTCATCACAATAATATTCCTCGTGATTTTCAACAAATTCTACAAAAGATATTAACATCAACGTTACATCGAGAGTTTAATGTCGAATATTCTCATATAATTGAAGATGTGGACTATCAATTCAACATCAAACCAGAACAAACAAATGAAGATATGATAACTTGTACTGTGTTTTGTTACAACAAGTTACTAGAAACCGAAGAACACATTGATATGTTTGGTGATGTTGTTGGATCTGGATTAAGTATGTTTGCCGGTTCGACCTGGTGGCATGATTATGACAAAGGATCTGAATACTTCTACTCCTCGGATGTTAGTCCGAAGATTCTTGGTATCCCTCTAGCAACTAACAAAATGTATCAAGTCTCTGAATTTGGAAATGTACGTGATAAAGGACGGATTGTCTCGGAATTGTATGATGAAAGCATTGAACATGAAATTATGGCATTCCGTAATCTTCGCGACAATAAAACCGACTATTTCGCAGCGCGAACTCCCGTAGTAACAAAGGACGATAAAATTGTATGGGTTGAAGCATATGGGAAATGCTTATTACGATATCCCGATGGCACTCCTCGCTTTGTCATTGCAATCGATATTTACCTCACCGATATTTATGAAGAAAAAATTCAACTCGAACTGATTACTAGTTTAATTGATAAAGGTTTAATCAATTCAAACGTTGGTATTTGGTATCATCAGCGTCACTATTTGGAAGGAAAATATTACTTCACAAAATCCTATCAAACACTCATGTCTAGTGAACGAACGTATAAAGATGAAACGATAACTGATATCTTAGATGATCAAATCAAACGAATGAAGGCTGATGGTCGAGGATATGAGAAATATCTCCATGAGTTCCGATCTCTTCATAACAGCATCTATATGGACGGAATTGACAAATATAAAATTGTTATTCCAAACTATAAGGATGCCAACACATTTAACTGGATTGAAATCCGTGGTACGGTCATTGAACGGGATGACGAGGGACATGTATTATTATTTGTTGGTGTCAATGTTGATGTCACAGAGTCCTTTCTTCGCAATCGCGAACTAGAACGACTGCGAATCATGAATGAACGGTTAACACTAGCAGAGAATTTAGCCGTGCAAACTCGAGGATTAATGGTATGGTATCATGAAATTGAGCCGAGTCAATTTAACCAAAGGATTTATGGAAACGAAATGTTTCAACGACAACTGGGCGTGAAACGAACGGATGATGGCAACATCGACTTACATCAGCTTTGGCATACGCTTCTGAATGATAGTCCAGAAGCGATTCAAATGAATCAAGAACTCAAACAACGTTTTAATGACATCTATCGCAATAAGATTTCATCATTTCAAAATATTGTTGCCAAACATAAAAACATGGATACAGGTGAAATCAAATATATTGAACACTCTTGTGAAATTGCAGAATATCATACCGATGGCAGTATAAAACTCCTCGGTGGAATTCTTCTTGATGTCACAAAACAAGTACTAAATCAGCAGCGGATTCAATATCTTGCCGATTACGATACGCTAAGTGATTTATACAATCGTAATTACTTTGAGCGATACATTGATGAACGTTTACCCGATACGTACTCCATCTTGATTTTTGACTTGGATGGGTTGAAATTAATCAATGATGCGTTTGGTCACATCGAAGGTGATCGAATCATCAAACAACTAGCACAATTCTTAAAAAACACATTCTCTGATGCGTTGTTTATTGCACGTATCGGCGGAGACGAATTTGCCGTACTTACGGAGGATGTCGATTTTGATCGTGTTACCGATAAAGCCAATCAACTAGAAGCGGCGATTGATGCGTTTAATAATGAGTCCGATATTGAAATGAATGTCAGTAAGGGTGGAAAACAAGTCATCAACAATGACCTGACTTTCGAAAGAGCTTTTATTCAAGCTGAGAATATTATGTATCGGCGCAAATTAAACAATCGATCATCCCGCAAATCCAAAGTATTGGAATCCTTGATGGAAACCTTAAATGGTATCACCGGTGAAACCAAGGAGCACTGTGAACGAGTCAGCACCTTAGCGGAACAAACAATGCGTGGATTACATCGTATACGTTCGAGTGAGATTGAAGATATTAATTTACTGGGTATGGTACACGATATCGGTAAAATCACAATCCCTGATGGATTATTAAATAAACCAGGCAAATTAACAGACAGTGAATTTGAAATCGTGAAAAAGCACTCGGAAGCGGGGTACAAAATCATACGTAATATAACGTCAAGTGATGACGTTTGTGATGGCGTATTGTTCCATCATGAACGATTTGATGGTGGTGGCTATCCCCAAGGTTTAAAGGGCGAAGATATTCCCATATTCGCTCGTGTGATTGCCGTTGTTGATGCATACGATGCAATGACTCATGACCGGATATATCATCAGAAAATGTCTCAGGAAAAGGCAGTGCAAGAACTACTAAAAAATTCTGGTACACAATTTGATCCACAAGTTGTACATGCATTTCTAAAACATTGTCTTAATATTGAGCCTAAAAGTGATTAAGTTATACAATATACAAAAAGCCAAATAGTTTTAATTAACTATTTTTGCTTTTTTGTTGTTTAATATAAGAAATTGCATCATTGAGTGTCAATGGCTTTGAAAAATAATATCCTTGAATAATATCAACACCCATGTCGACTAATATGTCCAACTCATCTTTTGTTTCAACACCTTCCACTATGACTTTCTTATGTGATGTGTGGATCATATGAACGAGATCGGCAAGAATGTGTTGATAATCATCCTTTATAGAGATTTTCTCTAGTACTTGTTTATCAATTTTTACAAAATCTACTTCCTCATACTTGAGGTACTCAAAGGATGTCGCGCCGGTAGTAAAATCATCTAATGCAATATGGAAGCCATGCTGTTTTAATATGCGTAATTTTTGTCTTGTTTTATCATTAATGACAACATCTTCAAGAATTTCAAAGATAATGTGGTTTCCTTGAATACCTTGCGTTGTTAAAATTTCAATCAATCGTTCAATTTGAATATTTATTAAGGTATCAATTGCAAGATTAATCGAAACATGCAGTTCTAAATCTTCTCTTGCACCAAAAATCTTGCTCAAGGATTCTGCGACCATTTCGACCATATTAATATCTAGTTCGTACCCCATTCCATTACGATTAACCAGCGGTAGAAATGTCCCAGGATTAATGATGCTGTCCCCAAGATTCCATCGAGCGAGCGATTCAAATCCTTTAATCGTACCATTTGACCAATGTAACGGTTGAAAGAACGGTTGAATTTGTCGGCGCTCGATGGCCGTAATAATCGAATTTTTCAAAAGAATCCTGTTTGCCGTTACTTCTTTCGTATCACAAACCATCGGTCTTTGTCGATATCCAGAACTATCGGCACACAAATCGATGGCTAAATTAATCTTTTGTTCAAAGTCGAGAATTCCAACATCGGTTTCAACGATTCCCATGGATAGGATTAGATGATGCTGACGACTCCGATTGTCGATGAACGGTTCGAGTAGCTGCTGACGAAAGATTTCCAAATCCTCTAATGCAAACATGTTGCGTTGATGCAGAAGGATGGTAAATTCATCTCCACCAAACCGATACATACGTTTCTTACCACATATCGATTTTATCCGATTAGCTAGTTGAATTAATAAATCATCACCTACATTATTCCCATATACTTCGTTTATAGATTTAAAGTTCTTTATATCCAAATATACAACTCGAAACTCCTCGGGGTTGAGCTGTGCGATGTCTGTAAACAACGATGCACGTGAACGTAGTTTAGTAAGATTATCGTAATTGGCATAAAACTCATTTTTACGAAGTACTCGTAAGAGAAATAATGATAATCCCAAAAACAGTATTGTAACAATGATAATCATGACGTTAAAAGCGGATAGTGATTGATATCCGGAAAGATATGTCTTTTCATATGTCACCATCAATTGGTATAGTTCATGATCAATTTCATATGTTTGATTTAATAGCTGGTCCAACGCATCATCATCCGTAGGATCGGCTATTACGCTATTCGCGTCAGCGATATAACTATCTATCATGGGATTAATGGTATCTAGATGAGTTATGATGACGGAACTATCAGCGGCGTACAGACCGGAGGTGTCATCACCATCTGTCAGCATTGTCATGGTTGCATCATACTTGTCGAGTTCTTCATTCATCATTTCTTGAACTTGAGTCACAGCAAACAAATCATTGTCAGCGTGCTTATCATATAGGCGTTGTGAAAGGTCTGCGATCAAAATGGTTCGCATTCGTTGTGTTTGTACAAGATTATAGCTAAGTCCATAATAATCCATATCATCATTTTGATTGGCTGTGTAGATCGCACCAATAATAATTGGAATAATGATGAGGGTAATGGTGATGATGTACTTAATGGTAATTGTTAATGATCCAAACCACTTCCACAATCGCATTGTTTATTCTCCTTCTAATTGATTATTCAGAATCGTTTGATTTTTTATCTTGTCCAGGAGGAGTTTTTTCTACCGTGCTTGTAACATCGCCTTCTGTAATTTTATACGAGTAGATAAAGTTTCCATCTTCATCCACGGTCTCATCGATTTTGGCCGTTCCTTCAATATCATCAACAATGTAATCCAGCTTATAATGCGTACCTTCATCGGTTGTTTCAGCTTTGAAATTATAGTAATTTTCACCGTCTTGAATTTCGACCTTAAAGGACCCTTCTTCTTGTTTCATTTCTACCATAACTTGTGCCTGTACACCATCGATATCTTTGTCCACAGTAAGTAAGGATTTGCTTTCACCGTCTTCTTCTTTCTCCTCATAATCTATGGTAATAGAATTTCCTTCATTGGTAGCTGTCAAAACAAGATTACGCTTTGTTTCGCCCTCTTCTTCTTTTAAATGATCTTCAATAACGAGTTCATAGGTGGTTTCCCCATGGATCAACACACCCTCATATGAGTCGTTTTCTTCGTCATAATTATAGTAGACTGTATAACTCTCCCCTTCAACATCATAGGTAAACATGATCTCATAATCCGGGTTATCTGAAGTTTCTTGGACATCAACGTCAATTGAGTTAATTCCGTCTTCTAAGAAGACTTTAAACTTATCTAAGTAAATATTAACATAGCCAATTTCACCCTCCACTTTTGTCGTCGTCGTATCCGGTTTCACAAGGTTAATAGTCGATAGAAACATTGGTTCATAGGAGGTTTCGTCCTCCTCATTAAGTGCTACTTCCGCATCGATAAAACCACTTGACACATAACTAAGTGAGGCCACACTCGTATTGGTAGCCATTGGTGTTTCACTGACTGCGGTAGTACCACAAGCTACAATTATCAAAACAATTAGGGTTGTAAAGCCTATTAATGAAATTCGTTTTATCATAATCGACACTCTCCTTCAATAATGATTCATCCTTCTACATTACACACTCGTAAAATGGTATATCTGCCTCTATAATTTCATTATACTCCGATACAACTTAAGATACCATTGTTTCTATAAACCATTTATTGTAATCTAGTTTATCACGTTTTATAATTAAGGTGTGAGATTCGAGGTGATTGTATGAGAATATGGTTCCGTAATACCAAACGTGGATTATTATATACAGGTGCATTAGTACTTCTTTTTGTGATAATCATTTTCACCAATGCGTATATACAATATAATATCTTTACTGACTCTATGAAAACCAGAGCAACGTACAATATGCAGCAAGATGTAGAACTGTTTAATGAGCGTTCAGAAGGCTTAACCAAAGACTTCTTCTTACTAAAAGAACTAATCTTAAATAATGAGGCATTTGCTGTCAGTGGAGATACTATTGGTTTTGTCTCTGAGGACCACAAAACGGATTTACAACAAGACTTTGTCGATTGGGTTGAACAAAATCCCCGTTATGATCAAATACGGATTATTGATGTTACCGGGATGGAAATTTTACGTGTCAATTGCAACTGTGGTGATACTATGATTGTCGATGACAGTGAACTGCAAAACAAAGCTGATCGGTACTATTTTCAAGATGCAGTAAACCTTGAAGACACCGCATTATATTTCAGTTCTATTGATTTAAATATTGAGAATGGTGAGTTGCAATTAATCGATGGTGAACCAGTACCAATGATACGGTTGGCATCGCCATTATACAACTCTCCTACAGAACAAGTGGGAATCGTCATCATTAATTACAAAGCACAGGATTTATTTCATTTGACGTCAACATTGACAAATAGCCTAACGGAATATGAAGTATTAAACGAAGATGGATACTTTTTATACTCCAGTGATAAAGATCGCGAGTTTGGCTTTATGTATGAGGATGGTACTACAAAAACCTTTGATACCTACTATGATATCGATCTTGTTCAAACAAATAATCAACTTTACCAAGAGATTCAGAAGGGAACACTGTATACCTATATCACAATCACATCAACAACGATGATGGACGCATTGAGTGAAACGTTGGAAAGAGATATTCCTATTACAATGAAAAATGACTATATTACTCTATTTACAGCGACTTCGATACGACAACAAAAGCAATATCAATCGTTAACTGAAACATTCACCTGGGTTTCAATTTTTGGCATCTTAGGAATGATTATTATTGCACGACTCGCAGATGAAATCTACTATGTTCGAGAGAAAAATATAGCCATGCTTCGTTTCACAGCAAACCACGATGCTTTAACAACACTACCCAATCGAGAGTTCATAATGAAACGGATTCAATACTTAACAAGTCGCCAAGAGGCTTTTACCGTATTGTTTGCGGACTTAAATAAATTTAAAGCAATCAATGATACATTTGGTCACGATGTGGGAGACAGAGTCCTAATTGAATGTGCCAAACGATTTACCGAATCGGTTCGTGAGGATGATATTGTCTCACGTCTTGGTGGAGATGAGTTTATCATCGTCCTTCTTCATGTTGTTGATATTCACGTAATTGAACGGATTATCCAAACCATTAAAAACAATATTAAAAAGCCCATGTCATTTAACGATTGCCATTGTGACGTTGGGGTCTCCATCGGATACTCCATCCAAGATGGTTCGAAAGAAGGCAAAGATTTGGTTCACGATGCCGATGAAGAAATGTATCACGACAAACAAAACAGATAGAAAAAAGCACACCCAACATTTGTGGTGTGCTTTTAATATGTGTTATTGTCGATATGTCAAGGCGATAATTAAGGTTGTCGCAATGCTCTCTAAGAGTTGCTGTTCCTCGGTTTCAAATGGTCCAATATCCTCATCTGGTTTCTCATTGATATAGTACACTGAAATACAGCCGACAATCCCGTTTTGTGATTCCAAATCAACCGATAACTTCCAAGGGGTTGTCTCAAATACTTGAGAATAGAAATCTTTGTCCTTGTAACGAATGTGAACCCGTGCATCCTCTGGATATTTCATCGCTTGAACAATCGCTTTAGCCGTGCCATCCAAGATGGCATCAATTTTATTTTCTTTATAGGCAAGATACGTCACCTGATAGAGACAGTTCATCTCATTAATTCGCTCCGTCATCGTATCCATGTTTTGATTAATGGTATCCACCATCTCATTCAAGACACCAGATATCTGCACAAACTCTTTTGATCCTTCCTCTAAGAAGCGAAAGTGACTGGTGATGTTGGATTGTTTGTAGTCTTTAATTTCTTGTTGGATTTCTCCAAGCGGTTTTAAGACGATAAACTCTTGTACGACCAACATTGCTAAAATAAGGAGTAACGTTATTCCGATAAACAGGGTTCGAATATTGGTTACTTTCGCCATGATAATATTACGAATTCCCGCATCAGTAATCAAATGCACCAATCGAATCGATGTTCCCTCAACAGGTGATACAATGGCTACATAATTCGTTCCTTCAAGTTCCACTTCTTTGGTATCAAATACATTGATTTCTTCCACAAAATCAAGTCCTTCATAGACATCATTTAGAGGTAAGATTTCAATCGAATCATCCTCGTTGATTAGGACTGCCTTGTTACCTTGTGTATAGATAAATTGTCCTCGAGACAAGTTATCAACCTGTGTGAAGTTTTCCATGTACGAATCGAGATTAATATCAATGCCAACGACACCAACAAAATTGTTCCCAAAGTCATATAATGTCGTCGACAAGGTGGAAAAATACGTTTCATTGGTTGGATGTTGTTCGATGTCATTAAACACAACATCGCCATCGTTTGCTACTGCACTGGTATACCACAAACGATCACGGGGATCATAATTAAAACCTTCTCCGGCAGGATGCGTATCCTGAATCGGGGCGGTTCGTACAAACGCACCTGTATCTTCATATCCGATGTAGATACTCTCGACGTTGCGATTGATTAACGCATAATCATACATCGATACAATGATATCTTCTTCACTTGGTGGTGGATCAAACGTAAATCCGTCATCAAATGCGGTAAGATAATTTGTAAAATCAGAAGAATCCGTATAGATCTCATTGGTTTGTTGGAATAAAAGGATGGAATACGCTAAATCGGTACGAAAATGTTCAATATTATTTTGATAAATGTCGTATTGTCCTCGCACTTCATCAATGTATTGATTGGTTTCAATGTTTATTAATAGAGGCGTAACAACAAGATATCCAATCAGTAAACTGAATAGGATTGTTATTACACCAAATATGGTTAGTTTTAGTCGTAAAGATAATGATAACATAACATGTCACTCCTACGTAATCGTTTGAAGAATATTCCCTTGCTACTCGGTTGTTATAAGTACAAAACTGACATCAAACTCGATGGATTTACCACAGATTGCCTCACAAGCTAACTCTGCGTCATCTACATTGACAAGACTTAAATCCAGCCCTTCATCAATTGCTTCTTGTTCATCAATTGGTTCGAGTAACTCTACGGTAAGTTTTACGGTCATGACGTCATTAATAATGGGAAGAAGCTTTACATTTAACTCATCCAAGATTGTAATTTGAACTAAGTTCGTATAGTCTTCTTTACCATCAATTAAGATATCAATTGCTTCAATCCGGATAAATCCGGTTGTTATGTCTTCTGAATAGGGTCTTAGTTGATATTCAAAGGTAACTTCTTCTACGTCATTTACAGCCATTGCTTGACCTTTCGGTACAAGAACACTATTGTCGCCACTGTTCCCAATGTAGACATACTCAATGTAAGGCGTGTCGGAAACCGGTATGATTTCTTCTGTCTCCGTTGGTTCACACGCCACTAGAAGTAGAAATAAAAACACTGTTACAAATCGCCACATGTGGTTCCACCTCAGTTTCTCTAACTCATAAGTACAATATAGTATTTATATTATAACATGATTCCTGTAAGTATACATATGATATTATAATCGACTACATTCTAAAAAAGAAGTTTTGACGCCTCTTTTTAATAATTTTTTAATAATTTAGTCACAGCAGTAATTGTTCTTAATCCTATATGGGGGGGATAACCTTTGTGATACTCCTAATCCAGATTCTGTCGTATGTTTATTCAGATGAAATGAATAATTACCAGACATTGTATAACTATACTTCCAAAGTAGAATTATTTCTTCTACTTCATTTGTGCAAGAGGATTTTCTTTGCAAAAAGCATCGGTTAATTGTAAAGAAATGTACATCGATATTTTCATCTAAATATCCACGCTATACTATACTTGAGGTGATGACATGGATATCGATTTAACAAAAGGCTCGTTGAGCAACCATTTTCGACGAATCAGTATACCCGCATCAATCGGGTTTTTGTTCAATACCTTTTACAATGTTGTCGATAGTATTTATGCTGGACAACTAGGTACCGATTCCTTAGCAGGAATGGCGATTAGCTTTCCGATTTTCTTTTTAATAATATCTATTAGTAGTGGGATAGGAAATGGAACTTCAGCCTTAAGTGCGATTGCAATTGGTGAAAAAGCGAAGGTAAGATTCCACAATATTGCGAAAAACGCGATTTTCTTAGCGATTGTATTTGGTGTTGTGTTACCGTTGTTATCTCCCCTATATTTATCCTTCTTATTTGAAATAACAGGTGCAACAGGACAAGTACTAGAGATTGGTT
This genomic window contains:
- a CDS encoding HD domain-containing phosphohydrolase, which produces MPTKRTLNEQNSVKFFNTSINTMDDGVGILQINRQSNMVMFDFNAVLLFRFDGLYADVEYAVHHNNIPRDFQQILQKILTSTLHREFNVEYSHIIEDVDYQFNIKPEQTNEDMITCTVFCYNKLLETEEHIDMFGDVVGSGLSMFAGSTWWHDYDKGSEYFYSSDVSPKILGIPLATNKMYQVSEFGNVRDKGRIVSELYDESIEHEIMAFRNLRDNKTDYFAARTPVVTKDDKIVWVEAYGKCLLRYPDGTPRFVIAIDIYLTDIYEEKIQLELITSLIDKGLINSNVGIWYHQRHYLEGKYYFTKSYQTLMSSERTYKDETITDILDDQIKRMKADGRGYEKYLHEFRSLHNSIYMDGIDKYKIVIPNYKDANTFNWIEIRGTVIERDDEGHVLLFVGVNVDVTESFLRNRELERLRIMNERLTLAENLAVQTRGLMVWYHEIEPSQFNQRIYGNEMFQRQLGVKRTDDGNIDLHQLWHTLLNDSPEAIQMNQELKQRFNDIYRNKISSFQNIVAKHKNMDTGEIKYIEHSCEIAEYHTDGSIKLLGGILLDVTKQVLNQQRIQYLADYDTLSDLYNRNYFERYIDERLPDTYSILIFDLDGLKLINDAFGHIEGDRIIKQLAQFLKNTFSDALFIARIGGDEFAVLTEDVDFDRVTDKANQLEAAIDAFNNESDIEMNVSKGGKQVINNDLTFERAFIQAENIMYRRKLNNRSSRKSKVLESLMETLNGITGETKEHCERVSTLAEQTMRGLHRIRSSEIEDINLLGMVHDIGKITIPDGLLNKPGKLTDSEFEIVKKHSEAGYKIIRNITSSDDVCDGVLFHHERFDGGGYPQGLKGEDIPIFARVIAVVDAYDAMTHDRIYHQKMSQEKAVQELLKNSGTQFDPQVVHAFLKHCLNIEPKSD
- a CDS encoding cation:proton antiporter — encoded protein: MLLISVPTDSYAMLILNVGVVLLLGLIFGRLAEKIHLPDITGYLVAGLLLGPISGFLTTTELSHMSIISNLALGFIAFQVGNELWLGKLKKSGKRIVIITTIQALFTTLVVSLMLLLVTDPSTAMILGAIAAATAPAPIMMLINKYRTKGPLTSTIVPIVGLDDAVGVIVFGVLLSLGVALAGQNASSLTVLNVIGEPLMEIGLSIVFGSVIGVIAGVATRTITKNQEAQVKQLDLIIITVFITVGIAMLFDASPILTPMIAGAFVTNLINKDSYILEEETIRFFIPPIMILFFTLSGAQLSFSVLATIGVIGVVYIIGRTIGKFGGSYIGSTVVATEPTVKKYLGFAMLPQSGVAIGLSMAAYHALIDVNPDMAASIQNITLASVLVFALTGPILVRMAFKQANEMTIEE
- a CDS encoding hemolysin family protein translates to MIGIVLLIIGLTGVNGFFAASEMALVSISPSQLYKMKRQGVKHIDSLELVTKDSTRYLSTIQVAITFAGFLSSAFAGSSLSGRFVTWFSTLGITVSNEVMVVVITLILSYFILVFGELVPKRIALAKSKSFALFSAPIIKYVMMLLRPFVWLLSLSTSFVLRLFGFAKKTSTTPITEADVKEMIVYGHIKGLYPSEEKVMLERIFQLDDLTAGMIMTPMQEIVSLDLDDLSDEAVSTVVSSRFSRIPVFKGNKTAIQGYLLVKDILLRLDDQKLEEIELKPHIRQPLIIDKNVTINILLSQMRDLSIHMAFIVNKDGLTIGIVTLEDIMEEIVGNIYDEHDDDHLKETYQERLTYIIEGSMTLGEVEHKIGHTIGVSSPKTSRISQLIKDSLGFLPEQGETAKVQFPHGTFEVLRVQNMDITQVRLIVQSSEA